The DNA region tccataagaaattatgccagcctgcctgcaggtcatggccttctaagatcagaattcttttactctttaactcaatccaatccttcatcattgtcattgttactgcagttgcgtatatataggctccctgtgtgcttccatccatccctacgaagatctgctgactctgcctgcctgctggtaagtgagctgggttttttcttttatttttttaatgtattttaaaataatattttatttattgtgcatatgatttttaaaaatagtgttattctgtgttgattctttttttaaattgtcttaaactatttaaaaaaagattctatccaaaataaattgaaacaagccatttttaaaatttctatgcacaatactttgaaatggactcaggagtcatgattgacactgagtgaatttgcacttttaataatcaggaagatacaatggcattgaaaaaagtgactgatgatcatttttcacacttagcaaccgttgcgaccatttttcacacttagcgaccgttgcagcatcctcatggtcacgtgatcaaaattttgtttggcaacagattcgtatttatgctggtttcagtgtcctggggtgaccttttgacaaattttttttttaatcaagcccccccccccccccccggtcaagggcgtccctcttttccaatctgaaaatctggtcaccttagcttatAGGCATGATGGGTatgatctaaagcaggggtgtcaaactcaatttcattgaggtctgcatcagagttgtgtttgacctctcaAGGGGTGGTGGTagatgtggccagggtgggcgtggccagctcgatgtcacttgtgttgggggcatctgcggtggcccaagcactctgccagggaaaaccgGCTCCCAAATTCTGTTTTCAaatgcgatggcctcctgcaaccctttgccagtgagcTGGGGAGAGCCGCATGCCTGTCCGCTGTTTCTAGGGCGGCCcagtggaccagatctaagcaccccatgggccaaatctggcccgcgggccttgattttgacacctctgatctaaagaCTCATGAAAGATGGATAGCTGTCATAGAAGCAAAAGCACATTGTTAGATCAATGACTGAGCAAAAAGCTTTGGAGCTGCATAGGATCTCCCCTGAAGGCCAGGTCAACTTTTGGGGATTCACATTGTTGAAGTTGTTGTTTATTTCTTCTGAAATATTGCAAATATCTTGGGGTGGGCAGGGTAGGTCAGCTGATTAGCTGTAGTCAATTGGGACAGTGGTCTTTATACAATACAGGTTTTGTGGTGCCTTTCCAAGTGTGGATATTTTGCTATACGTTTTTGatatatttttgaatttttgCTATTCAAGGTTTTTGTTAGACATGTTTGGGAAGTATTCTCAGTAATAACTGAGAATGTGGAAAATAGGGGGTCAATAGAGGGGTCAATAGAatctaagattattttttttttaatggagaggATGCTTTGAATATATGGTAGGTTTCAGTTTATCTTACTGGCAATAAGAAATTAGTTCagccaaccatttttttttcttttgttggttGACAATAAGGGGAGATGTAAGTATTTTTCCTCTGTGATCATTTGGTACTCAAGCATAAAATGATTGACTACATGGGAACTTAGCCATACAGTTGACCATGTGTAGGAATTGTATTCATTcttttgtgaatgttgtgttttgctTCTCTTGGTCCCTTTGGCTGATGATGAATTTTAATTCAGGGTAATGCGAGTTTTCCACTTTGCTCAGAGTTCACTATATTTATACGATGGATGAATTTTggttgggttttaaaaaaatattgtttgtagTTTTGTTTTTGGGCAAATAGTTGCAATGAGTggctgacaacaacaacaacaaaattagtagcaataacaataaatTTACATTAGTAATATATGTTAGCCTGGATataatttgtttttgttctaCCTGTCTTACCACATTTCTGCATCTGATTAGCAATCTGGGCAGACACCAAAGGCGGAATAAATTTCCCCTCACTACTTGGCAGAGCATGCAATCAGTTTAAAATGGCATTGCACAAACACAGTGCTACACCTTGATAAATAATGATTTGGGTTCATTCTCATCCTTTGCGTCATTCCCCACTCCCCCCATGCTTCTTTTCCCAATgctgagttaaaatactctccAGTTAAAATGCTCTCCAATCTTTCTTCAGTCAGCAGTAAACTTCCTGGTACAAAATCCACAACAGCCATTGCTGATCCCTGCTCATTACTCCTGCCATTGGTTTGACTCATTGTCAAATGGTACTGTCCAGAGTATGCACACACAGAGCATGATAAGCAATGTGATTGGCTGATTCCTCTGGCTttgctgttttcctttttctatGTCAACAGCTGGAGGAACGGGAAACTACCAGTCACAATGTTGTGGCAGGTGTAGGGTCGATCTGATctaagggtgggttctggcaggcactattgccggtttgcttgtgtacatgctgcacgcacatgcacagtgcaattaaaattgttctgtgcatgcatagaactgaaaaacaagatcgCTGCACCTATGGTGCCGCCTAGGGggccagttcgggggcatggcacgcctgggtcgctgctggttccagggcccaggctgccaaaccactaccagttagGCCAAACAGGGCCAAACTGGTAAGAACCAACCGCTGATCTAACATCTCAATGCTCCTTCCGGTGTCCTGTTCTACATTCCATTTTGTCTTAACTATAGTtgactaaaagaaaagaaaaacacacaatCACAAAAACATACCACACCACATCAAAATCCCTTTCAATTAGGATTTCTGTATTTATCAAATgcatattcttttttcctttcttcaatGAGACTCCGTGCTCTCCTCACAAGCCAGTGAGAAAGAGGGTCCCCTCATTTCCTTGTTTTGCTACAATATTTGGCAAGGACCAAACTGATAAAATGATGGATGCAGTATTATGATGCAAACCCAACCACATGCATGTTAAAAAATAGCAGGGCTTGCATTAATGATACTTCAATTCATTCTCTTGCCAATTTTGAATTCAGCCTTTACACCCATCCCCACAGCTGGAATCATCTTAAGGGGGAAGCAATATTTGTAGTAGTGATACAGCTAAAAACAATTTCAGCACATTTCTGGTCTACAGACATGGCAAAGACATTATCATGGTGACAGAATAAAAGTAATTTTCTCCTAGGACATATTTGTATATCACAATACAAGTGGGAGAAAGCCATTGTATATGTCTGCATCTCTTGTACATTCTATGCTCGTGTTTTTcatgtattttattccatttctcaaccttggcaactttaagatgcgtaggaaattctgaaagttgaagattAATCTACAGCGTGGCTCATCTCTTGAATTCTGCATTTTTTAGCTTACGTTTTGCTTCTAGCATTATATATTTTGCATTGCTATCACCAAATTCTATTATTTAATGGTAAGATGTATTAAGCTATAACTGtccatgaagattctcagtcacccaggtcatggttgtcccaaagacaactggactttgtttttccttgaagatgtttagcttctcatccaagaagcttcttcagaactgaagaagctccttgtatgagaagcaaaacatcttcaaggaaaaacaaagtccagttgccttttgaaaaaacacctttgagttAAGCtacaattcctagaattctcagCTACCATTTATTATAGTATCACATCTGGAAGATATTGAGTGGGAAAATGTTGGCTTTTGGTGTATCACATAGCTGGGATTATTTGGCGTCAAATACTTGACAAATATGTTGTTATAGCTCAGACTTTTTCAGCTCTGTCTAATTTGTCCACTAAGTATAACCACTCTTTTCAACCATATTAAAACTGTAGAACAGAAGTTGATTAATATTCTATTTCAGACTGGTAAATTATAttcctattttaaaattattttagataCTTTATATTCATGAATGTTGTATTTGCTATTTTACAAGTACACTGCAAActgacttccaaggtctctttaATTTGTATCATACTAAACTGACATAATGGCATTGGTGACTGCAAGGTCAAatagaaaagattttttaaacAACAGCTGTGTAAATATGAGGGCAGCGACTGGAAAAATTGAGGCTTCTTGGATTAGTGATTATACATGTTCTCTCTGTTGTATTTTATTAAAGAAAGGGCGTCCCCTTGTGATGGAACCAATTCAACAAATTTGCCCAGAGAATATTGAGAATTTGTACACATTGCTTCCAAAATTTGATAATGAAGAAAGTTTCACTATAGGTGAATTATAGGTGACTCCTTTGAGAGAAAGGTAGTGCAATCACACATAACCAGAGTGGACATTATTTTTAGTCCAATGCTGAACAGTCCTTTGATCATCTAAGAAGAATATGTATcctaaatagaaaaaataattgtAGTGGCAAATGAACTTCAATAAAGTCAGTATTAACTTTTACACTAAAGAGACTGTCCACAAGTAGGCAATAAAGCAGTGGAAGCAGGAACAGCTACCAACTTCCTCCTGGCTTtaccattaactttgcttgtggaaagctgGCAGAGAGTATCAAAAATCACAATCGTGTGACCATGACAACACAGCAAATGGCCAGAAGTTTGTGAATAAAATTAGTCTGAACAAGGTGGAAGTTTCAATTCCACAGAAATTGGATTCTTCACAGGACCTGGATATTTTCACGCATTATTTAAGTTAGCCGATTTTAGGTAACTTTGATTCATTATACAGTATTTTGCAGCATAATGCAGAGTTTGGGTTAGCTTGAGAGTACAAACAGATAAGTACGAGAATTCTAGTAGTATATGTATTCAATTAAAACCCTGTTTTATGTCCTATTTTGCTGCAAATGTTTTACAGCATGAATAACTCCTATCAGTAATTCAGTTACTATCTGAGAGTTACAATTACTATCagtaattttttaaagatttaaatttATAGATTTTTAATAGATAAAACGAAGAAATTAGTTATTTGTATGACTTTTGGGATATAGGTAATACTCAAACTTATAACCAGCTGTAttatgaccaaagttacaacagacatgGAACGGGTACTTTACAGCCCattaagcacacacacacacacacaccgctatCACAAATGGTCATACTGACCCCATCACATGACTTCATATCAGGCAGGTCAGCTCTGGGACCCATTGTGGCATTCTGCAGTCATGTAACTACAATTAGACCTAATGACCACAGCATTTGCTTAACCACCATGAAAAAGGCTAGAAAAAGACTTCCTGTTATCTGGGTgcttcgacttatgaccagattTGCAGTCCCAATTGCAGTCATTAGTTGAGGCCAACCTGTAAAGCTTTGAAATATCCCTAATTAACAACCAATGATTGAGACATTAAAGAATATGTAATAGGCCACTGTAGCTGCAATATGAGCTTAACAGTCCCATGATCATATAAGTATttcaagtaaaataaataaaagccataTATTTCGGTAAATGTACCGAAAATGTAAAATACCATAAATTAATTGTTCATGTTTATTGGATGACATTAAAATGTAAGCCTTTAATTAGTTTAATCAATGTTATTAtgttaagaaaaatatattgaaaatatacatttttaaaatattgaatattaaaataatgGAAGGGATGTATATTTGAAATAGGCTTCGGACATAATCATATGGCTTAAAAATTTGTGATTTTGAATTCTACACCAAAACCCAAGAATTTATTATAAAGGGAGAGAAACTACAGTTACTGAGCAAGGGTATAGGAAAACAAAAACCAAAGTAGTTGATAATGAACAGTGCGAATTTGCAATATCTTGGGTTAATGGTCATGCATTCATACTGTTTATGAATTTACTCTTTATCAAAGTAATGAGAATTCTGAGCAATACGGATCTATGTGACGAAGGTTTCATGGTGCATATAACTATAAATCTATAGACTTTTTTTGCCAAATATATGCTTATGTGTTTTCATATAAATAgctgtataaaggtaaaggttcccttcacacatatgtgctagtcgttccagactctagagggcagtgctcatctccgtttcaaagctgaagagccagccctgactgaagatgtctctgtggtcatgtggccagcatgactaaatgccaaaggcgcacaccttcccatcaaaggtggttcctattttttctacttgtatttttacatgctttagaactactagttggcagaagctgggactaatataaatggaagctcactccgttacgcagcactagggattcgaaccaccgaattgtcgacctttctgatcgacaagctcagcatcttagccactgagccaccacatccctataaaTAGCTGTATAAGCCTGTGAGAATGTTGCATGTTAACAAGGGGCGTCAAAAGACCAAAAGGCATTGCCTTCCGGGAAGAACATCATAACAAGGTGAGAAACCAACTTAGTCCCATTTCTGATCAGAGAAGGAGCAAATTCTCCGTGCTAGAAAGTACATTTGGTTCCAAATGTTGATTTCCTCAGTCTGAGTAAACTTAAAGGAGCATTTCTTGCTTTCATCCTTTAGTTGGAGGCCAAGAGCTGCCGATTTCTATATATCCAAGTTGAATTAAGCTTGGTCCAAATGATCGTACAGTACTTATTTCTTCTATTGTTTCAgaatgatttctttaaaaaaataggtttaaatataaaaacaaaaacccacaatttttttaaaaaaagttatttcgACAAAACATTTGAAGTAAGCTGATGCAGAAGTTGGACAAAGGCATGTAAGCTTGCATTTATTTTAACAGCTTTAAAGGCACATTTAAAGTGAGTATGGTTTCAACTTCTCAGCAGATTATGGATCTGTTTTTTCTGTTCCTTGAGCCTCCTCTCATGAACAGGCACTCTTATAGGCAATTTGTATGTCCTTGTCCTTCTCTCTGTAAGGGAAAAAATCAGACACACATTGTTAGATTATGCTAGCATGGATTGAAGTAGGTACTGCaaagatttcttttctttcatcgcTTTCAGGAGAATGTTAATAGGCTTTTCATAGGAGATAAAACTAGCTTTGCAATCAAATTTTGCTACATTTTATATGTTCCCTTAGAAAGCAAAAAAGGCAATTATTTTCCtcttattttcaattatttcaattaataattattttctattattatgaGTTAGGTGCTTTCATAATTGTTTCTGTGACTACATTGCTCAGTCAGTTCAAACATTATGGAGCAGAAAGACTATgagagtttttaaagaaaaactgagAACATATTCAGCTGAATAGTTTTTACATAGGACCAGAGGAGACCTCTGAGAGGAAAGGTGAAGACAGAATAAATTTGACAAATGGAATCAACAATCTCTAGAAGCATTATTTTTTGGTGTTAGAATTGCAAACTGGATTGGAAATTGATATAaattacctaccgtatttttcagagtataagacacacctccccccctaaaagaacgtggaaatgttggtgcatctttatacactgaatacagtcatttttggcctcccaaagccccacccccgcATCCCACTTCTgtggaaaaatgggccattttctgcaAAAATTGAAGCTTTTTTACCTTCCctcagtccccagcagcactctgcaggctttaacagggctggggcaaggcaaaaatgcccccattgttgcaaaaaaatgggttaaaaacgggccatttttcacagtaaCTGaggcttttttcccttccctcagcctccagcaggcttcagcagggctgggacaaGGCAAAAACGGCGGCGTTTTTTTGCATTGCCCctgtcctgctgaagcctgcagagtgctgctgtggGCTGAGAGTTAAGGCgaaacctttttttcttacttacttacttctttgaaatcttggtactcttatacaccggtgcgtcttagtccgaaaaatacggtaattagtgTGTGTGATCCTACTATAAATGATCTGTTTGATTTACACTGTAAAAACACAACTCTTTATTTGTGaagattgtattatttgtatattctccccccaaagtcaaatattattaaaacaatatttttaatacaAGATCATGTAAAGACCcccataagaaataaataaaacaaaagaatggTTATTTCTAGGTAAATATCTAACTTTTGGAAATAGCCAATACCGAATACTATCAGATAAATAACTGGTTTCACAATTTTGTGACTCTCTCCTGTCTATAAATGTTGGTCAGATGTTACATTCTTCCAGAATGGAAGAATCATTCACTTCCCAATAGGTTTTCAGAGGGGCTGAGAAATAGGAAGTTGAAACGAAGTAAATAATTAAGCACAGATGCCTCAACAGATTTTATAAAGTTCATGCCACCTTGCATAGCGAATTATCTTCTAATTTCAAATTACCTGTTTGTCATACAAAGCATACATTCATTTGCATATGTTTCTCCATCAGTTCCGCAAACTGGATTAAAATTCCTTGGGCATCCAGGCAGGGTGTACAAGTTACACTGAGGCTAGAAATAGACAGATATACCAATATATTActtaaattcatattttaaaatgtttcaacATTGTAGTTCAAGTATGTTTAGGTGAACATATATATTGAAAATATTGCTTTCAATTTACCCTATAGCACAaaaattatccatttttataaagAACAAATATCAATTCACATAACTTAAAATGATagaccagttgccaagtggctcCATGTAAAATAAGGTCCAAAACAGCAGTACTGTGAAAATTTCACAATTTAATAACTTATTAAATTTGATCCAGATCTGGACACTAGTGATGAAATCAAGGAATTCAATATGTGAAGACttgttaaaaaaagatttaaaagaaatgttATATCACAATGAATTTCATCtatttcagccagttctgattgCAAATCTTCTTCCTCTACTTAAACTTAAAAAAGTTCAAAAAAGCCTAACTTTGTGTTCAACGCATTTAATCCCGaaaagattcaaataatttaaatgaaGTGGATATATGTTACTTTAAATATAGCTATTGGCCTTTAATTCATGCAATTTGACACTTTTACAATAGATTGAACTCTGTAGGTGTTTGCTtgcagtataaaatattttagattCTCTCATTGAGAAAAAAGCATTAATCAAAGTATACACTTTGGAAATACATTTTGTTTACTATTATTATAACCCACTCACTTCTGGTAAAACTACAAGCCTTTGAAATACAATCTCtgaaataaaaaaacttcagaaaccaggagactgagttctagtcctgccttagacccAAAAGTCAGCGTGACTTTGGGCAAatcaccctctctcagcccaacccacctcacgggGTTGTTATTaaggggggaaataggaggaaggagtatcaaATATGTTCACCTctgtgagttatttgtaaaaatattagaaatgggatagatataaataaataacacatttAGCTATAGTGACATTTTTATAAAACAAACCTGATTAAGCAAAAACAAATTAGATATTTAACATATTAAAATGCTCCTGAGAGCCATTCAATGTAAAAGTTCACTGTGAAATTATTAACAAAGAACTATGTTAGAAGGTTATTAACAAACATGATAAAATTCCTTTAGGAGTATCAAAACTTAAGAACTGAGCAGCAACTTCCCCTCCATTATACAATTCCCTATGCTTTGGCTACGGAGATCAAATTCTTCCttcttttacaatttttttcttgtatttcAGTGACTTCCAAATGGTCATCTTAGATTTCTTAATTAACATTTCAACATCAAATGATTTTTCTAAAAATTTGATGTTGAAGTAAATAGAGAGGACAAAAGGAGGAAACTACAAAGTCCAAACTTTCAACCTTGTCTCTTGTTTGGATGAGATTCTAAACAAAAACCTAGTTGGTAATGAAAGCCTAAGTCTAATATTTATATAgaataatatttcatttatttcatttcatttattaaatttataggccgcccaatcctggaggactccagacggcttacaatgaaagaagaaaaaaagaaaagaaaaataagtaaaaaaaaatagtttaaaatacacaacacacatactaatcggggctggaccttaacactaaggtcaacagccccaggcctgccagaacagccaggttttaacggctttcctgaaggccatgagagtgggtaaggtccggacctctgggggtagctgattccacagggtaggagcagccacagagaaggctctcctccgggggcccgccagccgacactgacttgctgacggtatccgaaggaggctaAGCATAGTGAAAACATTCCAAATATCTGCCCTTCGTGAAAAACCATAATTTTCTAACCCAATAATCTTTGCAGCAAAATGCACAACTCCATATGACAATTAAAACTGAAGATTGGGACACGGAAGGCTAGCCTTCATTTTCAAAAGAGGGCTAGCATTCGTTTTCAAAGGACAAAAGATGTTGCCTAAAATGCTTTTCATTTCTGTTAGGATTTAGTTTCcaaattgcttttttcccctgtgcAGCTAACATACCCCAGAAACATTTTGGTTCATGTTTATTCTCTGCGGACTATAGCTTGAAGCCCGAAAACGCCATCATCATCTTTGGGCATACGGTAAACAGATTATTTCCTTTCTCAGCTGCAAAGCTTTCCAGCAGTTCTGTGAACTTTCCAATTATGGGCAGCAACTTTCTGATCAAAAAGAGGGAAGCTTCTCATCTGAGCTCTGACTTCTATTTTGACTCCCTGATAGCTATGAGCGCAAAAAGCCTGTCCCCATTGCCATCCAGGTGGCTCAaacagcatgcatgcacgcacccacacacgcacacatacacacacgggcTTGCTGCAGGATGAACCAGCAACCCTACTTCGAAATTAACTTTTGAATGAACTTTGCAAATTACAAAGTAACTCTTGAGACGAGAAGAACTTGCTTACTCCTTGGACTCTCAATACTCACATCTGTGGTACTTGTCGCAAGAGAAAGCATCAACAGGAGTCCTGGGGTGCggatggaagggaaaaaaggatggAGAGGTTACTAGGGGAGACCAAAGTCTCGCACAAATAATTGCCATGATTACCGTACCACAGTccctggagccccccccccccaactcggTACTCTCTCGGGGTTGCCAATTGACCCCCACGGAGAAAGCAGTGCCAAGGATTTCCCCTGTGACCTCGGACAGCGACCTGATGCAAAGGAAAGCATCGCGGGAGGCGCATAGGGATTAACGTTTCAAACGCGGCCGGGGTTTGCTAGAAGCAGAGCAGCTGGGGAAAGCCGGCCACCCGCTTCCCACGTT from Thamnophis elegans isolate rThaEle1 chromosome 3, rThaEle1.pri, whole genome shotgun sequence includes:
- the SPINK2 gene encoding serine protease inhibitor Kazal-type 2 — its product is MAGGVASPGARYNWSGERISPGVCFFPVFPIMKKLMVRLLWALAGLLLMLSLATSTTDPQCNLYTLPGCPRNFNPVCGTDGETYANECMLCMTNREKDKDIQIAYKSACS